In Roseomonas fluvialis, one genomic interval encodes:
- a CDS encoding tripartite tricarboxylate transporter substrate-binding protein — MRRRSLLGAAGAALAAPAFAQADWPTRPIRLIVPFAPGGSSDVLARLIQPGLGAALGQSVIVENRSGAGSMLGTEAVARSPADGYTLLLADLPFAIVPALQARMPYDVERDLVPVVMVGAAPLLIFGHPSLPARNAAEFAALARARPAHYTYGSGGVGAASHMMGELFQIATNTQITHVPYRGGGPAIQDLAAGNLNTVFVTVASAAPQLMSGQIRGLGVMATERMRSHPDIPTFREQGIELVAEHWWGLLAPRGTPEPVIAKIAAAMPGVLGAAGMAERLEALAVIPKPDGPGPFGERIRQDIARYGQIARSRGITAQ; from the coding sequence ATGAGGCGCCGGTCGCTGCTGGGCGCGGCCGGCGCCGCCCTGGCAGCGCCGGCCTTCGCCCAGGCCGACTGGCCGACGCGCCCGATCCGCCTGATCGTGCCCTTCGCGCCGGGCGGGTCGTCCGATGTGCTGGCGCGGCTGATCCAGCCGGGGCTGGGGGCGGCGCTGGGGCAGTCGGTGATCGTGGAGAACCGCTCCGGCGCGGGGTCGATGCTGGGCACGGAAGCGGTCGCGCGGTCGCCCGCCGATGGCTACACGCTGCTATTGGCCGACCTGCCCTTCGCCATCGTGCCGGCGCTGCAGGCGCGCATGCCCTATGACGTGGAACGCGACCTGGTGCCGGTGGTGATGGTGGGCGCGGCGCCGCTGCTGATCTTCGGGCATCCGTCGCTGCCGGCGCGCAACGCGGCGGAATTCGCGGCCTTGGCGCGCGCCCGGCCGGCGCACTACACCTACGGGTCGGGCGGGGTGGGCGCGGCCTCGCACATGATGGGCGAGCTGTTCCAGATCGCGACGAACACGCAAATCACGCATGTGCCCTATCGCGGCGGCGGGCCGGCCATCCAGGACCTCGCGGCGGGTAACCTGAACACGGTGTTCGTCACCGTCGCCTCGGCCGCGCCGCAGCTGATGTCCGGGCAGATCCGTGGGCTCGGCGTGATGGCGACTGAACGCATGCGCAGCCACCCCGACATCCCGACCTTCCGCGAACAGGGCATCGAACTGGTGGCGGAGCACTGGTGGGGGCTGCTGGCACCGCGCGGCACGCCGGAGCCGGTGATCGCGAAGATCGCCGCCGCCATGCCGGGCGTGCTCGGCGCCGCCGGCATGGCCGAGCGGCTCGAGGCGCTGGCGGTGATCCCGAAGCCCGACGGGCCTGGCCCCTTCGGTGAGCGCATCCGCCAGGATATCGCGCGCTACGGGCAGATCGCGCGGAGCCGCGGCATCACCGCGCAATGA